Proteins encoded within one genomic window of Citrobacter amalonaticus Y19:
- a CDS encoding MarC family NAAT transporter, translated as MMDLFKAIGLGLVVILPLANPLTTVALFLGLAGNMNSAERNHQSLMASVYVFAIMMVAYYAGQLVMNTFGISIPGLRIAGGLIVAFIGFRMLFPQQKAHDSPEARSKSEELEDEPTANIAFVPLAMPSTAGPGTIAMIISSASTVRHGADFPAWVITVAPPIIFVLVAVILWGCLRSSGAIMRLVGKGGIEAISRLMGFLLVCMGVQFIINGVLEIIKTY; from the coding sequence ATGATGGATTTGTTTAAAGCAATAGGGCTGGGGCTGGTGGTGATTCTCCCTCTGGCGAATCCGCTGACGACCGTCGCGCTGTTCCTCGGTCTTGCCGGGAACATGAACAGCGCAGAACGTAACCACCAGTCGCTAATGGCTTCGGTTTACGTGTTCGCCATTATGATGGTGGCCTATTATGCGGGCCAACTGGTGATGAATACCTTCGGCATCTCCATTCCGGGTCTGCGCATCGCCGGGGGCTTAATTGTGGCGTTTATCGGTTTCCGCATGCTGTTTCCGCAGCAAAAAGCGCATGACTCGCCTGAGGCGCGGAGTAAGTCGGAAGAACTGGAAGACGAACCGACCGCCAATATTGCCTTTGTGCCGCTGGCGATGCCAAGTACGGCGGGGCCGGGAACCATTGCGATGATTATCAGCTCCGCCTCAACGGTGCGTCACGGCGCGGATTTTCCTGCCTGGGTGATTACCGTCGCGCCGCCGATCATTTTTGTGCTGGTGGCGGTGATCCTGTGGGGATGCTTACGCAGTTCCGGGGCGATTATGCGTCTGGTGGGCAAGGGCGGTATTGAAGCCATTTCCCGCCTGATGGGCTTCCTGCTGGTTTGTATGGGCGTGCAGTTTATTATTAACGGCGTGCTGGAAATTATTAAAACCTACTGA
- a CDS encoding sugar transporter has protein sequence MTTQTVSRKVAWLRVVTLAIAAFIFNTTEFVPVGLLSDIAQSFNMQTAQVGIMLTIYAWVVALMSLPFMLLTSQVERRKLLICLFVLFIASHVLSFLAWNFTVLVISRIGIAFAHAIFWSITASLAIRLAPAGKRAQALSLLATGTALAMVLGLPLGRIVGQYFGWRTTFFAIGMGALITLICLIKLLPKLPSEHSGSLKSLPLLFRRPALMSLYLLTVVVVTAHYTAYSYIEPFVQTVAGLSANFATILLLVLGGAGIIGSVIFGKLGNRHASALITVAIALLLACLVLLLPAADSESHLAVLSIFWGIAIMVIGLGMQVKVLALAPDATDVAMALFSGIFNIGIGAGALVGNQVSLHWSMSTIGYVGAIPALAALIWSVIIFRKWPVSLEEQPQHS, from the coding sequence ATGACAACTCAAACGGTTTCCCGCAAGGTCGCGTGGTTACGGGTCGTTACGCTGGCTATTGCTGCGTTTATTTTCAATACCACCGAATTTGTCCCTGTGGGCCTGCTTTCCGACATCGCGCAAAGTTTTAATATGCAGACCGCGCAGGTCGGGATCATGCTGACGATCTACGCCTGGGTTGTCGCGCTGATGTCCCTGCCGTTCATGCTGCTGACCAGCCAGGTTGAGCGACGCAAACTGCTGATTTGCCTGTTTGTTCTGTTCATCGCCAGCCATGTGCTCTCTTTCCTGGCATGGAACTTCACCGTGCTGGTGATAAGCCGTATCGGGATTGCCTTTGCGCATGCGATCTTCTGGTCGATTACCGCCTCACTGGCAATCCGCCTCGCCCCGGCAGGCAAACGCGCTCAGGCATTAAGTTTGCTGGCTACCGGCACGGCGCTGGCGATGGTGCTGGGCTTACCGCTCGGGCGTATTGTCGGTCAGTATTTTGGCTGGCGAACCACGTTCTTCGCTATCGGGATGGGGGCGTTAATTACCCTGATTTGCCTGATCAAACTGCTGCCGAAATTGCCAAGTGAACACTCCGGCTCGCTGAAAAGTCTGCCGCTGCTGTTCCGTCGTCCGGCGCTGATGAGCCTCTACCTGTTGACGGTGGTGGTGGTGACGGCGCACTACACCGCGTACAGCTATATCGAACCGTTTGTGCAGACCGTTGCCGGACTGAGCGCGAATTTCGCCACCATCCTGTTACTGGTGCTGGGCGGCGCGGGCATTATCGGCAGCGTTATCTTTGGTAAGCTCGGCAATCGCCACGCGTCGGCGCTCATTACCGTTGCCATTGCGCTGCTGCTGGCCTGTCTGGTGCTGCTGTTACCAGCCGCCGACAGTGAATCTCATCTGGCTGTCCTGAGTATATTCTGGGGGATTGCCATTATGGTCATTGGCCTCGGGATGCAGGTTAAAGTGCTGGCGCTGGCCCCGGACGCCACGGATGTGGCGATGGCGCTGTTCTCCGGCATTTTCAATATTGGTATTGGCGCGGGCGCGTTGGTGGGCAATCAGGTGAGCCTGCACTGGTCGATGTCAACCATTGGCTACGTGGGCGCCATTCCGGCGCTTGCCGCGCTTATCTGGTCGGTGATTATCTTTCGTAAATGGCCGGTCTCGCTGGAAGAGCAGCCACAGCATTCCTGA